The following is a genomic window from Nguyenibacter vanlangensis.
GTTTCGGGGTGGGCCGGAACGGGCCGGACATGGGCCTTCACGACCTCGAAAATGAAGAAATTATAGCGCTCCACCAGGGCATCGTCATGGAGCACGCATTCGAAGCCGGCATGGCATTCGTCGATCAGCGGGGCGGCGACATGCGTGGCGGCTTTCGCGGTCAATCCGAAATGCGTGAACTTGTCGGCCGCCGCGCCGGATATGTTGCCGATCCCCACGACCTGATCGACCATTGATGCCGTCGGCAGGTTGATCACGCACTCCCGGCTCTGGCGGATCATCTCGAAACTCTGATTGCCGTTCCAGATCATGCAGCCGACCAGCGAAGGCGCGAATTCCAGGACCGTGTGCCAGCCCAGGGTCATGATGTTGCGCCGCCCCTGCCAGGACGACGAAACCAGCACGATCGGCCCCGGCTCCAGATAGCGGCGCACCTGCGCGACGGGGAAATCCTTGCGGGCCGTTTCCTGCCCGGCATGGGGCTTCGCCATGACGCCCTCCGTTCGGATCGGGCCGGCGGCGCGATGCACGCGGCCCGCAGGGGGACATAACCGCTGTCGCGAATCCCGGTTCGCCGCCACCGCCGCGCAGCCCGTTCAACCGATGGCGAGGACCAAGCCAACCGCCCGTGGAAACGTTTCCACAGGATGACGAGACGTGGGAGGAGAAGCCCGATGCCGATGACACTCGAAGGATCCTGCCAGTGCGGGGCGATCACGTTCTCGGTCCAGAGTCAGGCGCCGGTTCCCTATCAGCGCTGCTATTGCTCGATCTGCCGCAAGACGGCGGGTACGGGCGGCTATGCCGTCAACCTGTCCGGCATGGCCGCCACACTGCACGTGCATGATCCGGCCCACCAGAAGCGCATCGTCCATGCGGTGATGGGGCGCCGGGGCCGGCATGTCGAACATAGCAGCGCCGAGCGCCATTTCTGCGGGCGCTGCGGCACAGCGCTGTGGCTGTATGATGCCGAATGGCCGGACCTGGTCCATCCGGCGGCAGGAGCCATCGACACCGAACTGCCGGAACCGCCCGCGCGGGTGCATATCATGCTGGGGTCCAAGGCCGGCTGGGTACAGCCCGATATCCGGCCGGGCGACGGTGCCTTCGACGGATATCCCGAGCAGTCGCTGGAGGAATGGCACCGTGCGCATGGGCTGTGGCACGCATGACGGCCGCGTCGCCTCTGGCGGGATCACGGCCGATCAAGCGTCGCCTGTTCCAGGCCGGCCCGCAGGGCGTCGATTTCGTCCTTGAGCCGCATGAGCTGCTCCGGCGTCCGGCCCGTGGCCCGAAGGATACCGGCTGGAACCGACGCGGCACGGGCCTGCAAGGCCGCCCCCTGCTCGGTCAGCGTCACCCGCACCTGCCGCTCGTCGCGCGCATCGCGGGTCCGGCGCAGCAGGCGGGCGGCCTCCAGCCGCTTGAGCAGCGGCGTCAATGTACTGCTCTCCAGCGCCAGCTTCTCGCCGATCTGCCCCACCGGCAACCCGTCCTGCTGCCACAGCACCGTCATGACCAGATATTGCGGATAGGTCAGGCCGAGCGCATCCAGCAGTGGCTTGTAGACGCGATTGAACGCGTGGCTGGTGGCATAGAGCGAGAAGCACAGGAAATGATCCAGCGTCGGTGCGGCGGTCGGAATGGCGTCGGGCATGGCGGGCCTCCTTCGAACCGCGCAAGATAAATCGTGCGCGACCTTATCGACAGCGCACTGTCCGCATGGCAGCCATACGAATTATTATATAGCCAACGATCAAATCGTGCGCGATTTATTGGTCATCGAAGGCGGCGTCGATGGAACCGGCCACGGGCGCCGCGCCTTCGCCACCCATTGCAGGAAGGATCAAGACCATGTCCGTAAATGTCCTCTACCGTACCTCGGCCCGTGCTACCGGGGGTCGCGACGGCCGTTCCGCCACGCTGGACGGCGCGCTGGACGTCAAGCTGACCACGCCGAAGGAGCTGGGCGGTCCCGGCGGCGAAGGCAACAACCCCGAACAATTATTCGCCGCCGGCTATGCCGCGTGTTTCCTGGGCGCGATGAAGTTCGTGGCGTCGCAGGGCGGCAGCGCCAAGGTGCCGGCCGACACGACCGTGACGTCCACGGTCGGCATCGGGCCGCGCGCCGAAGGCGGGTTCGGGCTGGAGATCGCACTGGCCATCGCCCTGCCGGGCGTCGAGCGTGCCGCGGCCGAGGATCTGGTCGCCAAGGCGCATCAGGTCTGCCCCTATTCGAATGCCACGCGCGGCAATATCGACGTGAAGCTGTCCGTCGTCTGACCGTGCCCGATCGGCCGGCCATCGCATTGGCCGGCCGGTGTTCCCGCGCCTTCGGGATTCGGGCGCAGGTTCGGGGCCGGTCAGAGCAGAAAGGCCAGGGCCTGGGCGCAGGGGCGTGAGATTTTCAGCGTGAACAGGTCGTCGGCCCTTGACCGCCCGAGGGTCACGGCCGCCACTTGCTTACCGGTTTCCACTGCCCGCCGCACGAAGCGATAGCCGGACGGGACCATCAGCGACGACCCCACGACCAGCACCCCGTCGGCCCGTTCCAGGTGCGCCATCGCCCGGGCCTTACGCGCCCCGGGAATATCCTCGCCGAAAAAGACGATGTCGGGCTTGAGAAGGCCACCGCACTGCAGGCAGTCCGGCACCGCGAAGCCCGAAAAATCCTGCGCGTCGAGATCGGCATCGCCATCGGGCGCGCTGTCCGCATCGAACCGCGACCAGGCCGGGTTCAACTGCTCCAGCCGGTCCTGCATCTCCAGGCGGGTCGTCCGATGCCCGCAGACGGTGCAGCAGACCCGCGCGAGCCGGCCATGCAGTTCGATCACCCCCAAACTGCCGGCCGCCTGGTGCAGCCCGTCGACATTCTGGGTCACGACATGCTCGGTCCTGCCCATCGCCTCGAGCCGCGCGAGCGCGCGATGCGCGTCGTTCGGCCGGGCGCGCAGCAGATGCCGCCAGCCGACCAGGCTGCGCGCCCAATAACGCCGGCGAGCGGCATCGCTGCCCATGAAGGCCTGCCAGGTGATCGGACTGGCGCGTTTCCAATCGCCATTGAGATCGCGATAATCCTGGATTCCAGATGCCGTGCTGCATCCCGCTCCGGTCAGGACCAGAAGCCGCCGATGGCGATGCACGAAATGCCGCAGCGCGTCTTGCTGCTGCACATCCTTTCCTGCCGTCGTCGCATACCCCTGTCCGGTTCCCGCGCCCATCTCACCCCCTGTCCACCGTCCACGCGTTTCGGATGGGCTGGCTGGATCTTGTCAGAAATCCTCCCCTCCGTGCGGTCAAATCCGGCGGCGCGCCCCGCCCTTTTTCATGGTGCCGCGCCGCTTCCCGCCAATTCCTGTTCCCGGGCCGCACGACGATGTTTACACTGTCCGCATGAAGGATGATGTGGCGAAGCCCGCCGTCAGGCGCCAGACCTACCACCATGGCGACCTGCGCGCCGCTTTGATCGAGGCGGGGCTGCGCCTGCTGGCCGATCGCGCCGTGGATGCGCTTTCTCTGCGCGAGGTCGCGCGGGCCGTCGGCGTCAGCGCGACCGCCGTCTATCGTCACTTTCCCGACAAGGACGCCCTGCTGCGCACATTGGCCGGTGAAGGGCTGAACCGCCTGGCCCGGGCGCAGCGCGCGGCGTCCGACGCGGCGGGCGGCGGCAGCGCGGGCTTTGCCGCCACAGGACGCGCCTATGTCCGTTTCGCGCTGGCCAATCCCGCACTGTTCAGGCTGATTTTTGCCTCACCGTGCCAGGACGGAGTTGCCGGCGGAGCACCCGAGCCCGAAGCCCTGGCCCTGCTGCGGGCGAACGCCGCAGCATCCATCGGGAACGACCAGGACAGTGACGCGGCCCGGATCGCATCCATCCGAGCCTGGTCGCTGGTCCACGGCCTGGCCATGCTGATGCTCGATGGCCAGGTGCCGGTGGATGACGCGCTGATCGAGGCCGTCATCGATCGCGGGCCCCGCCCCATGCCATGACCGGCGTCGTACCATGACACGCGGGCATCCGGCAGGATCACGGACGCGCGCGCGGAGATCTATCGCCGGTTGACGACATGACGGCCCGGTCCGCATCCGCCAGCGTGTCGCGGACCACGGGCAACAAAGCCCTTTTCCTTGCAATAGAGTTCCGGTTCCGGCTGCGCGGCGGCCGCCGGGATCATGGCGTCGACTGCAAAAAACCTGCCGAGTACCGGCTCACGCAAGCAGGCGCGATCAGCATGGAATTGTCCGGAAGGTAAAAAACCCCGGCCAAACCACGTGATTCACGGATACGGATGAAGCCGTCACCATGCGACAAGCGTCGCCTGACTCGCCGCGCGTTTATAATTTCATTGTAACGACTCTTAGTTCGTCAAATCCAGGCTACATGGACGATTCAGCCCCAAAACGTAACGCCGCAAGCTCCGCCATTCCCGGTTCCAGAAAAGAACCGAAATATCCCAAGGAAACAGAAATGATATTAGATAATATTCCAAAATCCGTTGGAAATTATAAAAAAATAGAACACCAGAACATATTGGAATTCTATTTTTATATAAAAAACTATATCAATCCATGACTCGGTCATGGATTGTTTGAAACGAAAAAACCTAAAGCAGAGACATTATGTCCATATCTCGTCTCTCTTTCAAGAAAAATCGTTATCAATTAAATTTTAAAAGTCTTCCGCCGAATCTTCGTGGACTTCGTTTGTGTGTCGTCAACAAACTCTATCGTTCTGAAGCACCTTCTGGGTATTCGGAACCGCCTGATCACGTCACCTCGTTCAAAACCGGAGGTCGCTGTGGAAGAACAAATGACTATCAACAATTCCCTCAATCTGTTGGGGGCTATTGGAACGGGCCTTACGCCTCTCGAAGGAACCGTGGTTGTCAACTATGCCGACAACACCGTAACGGGATCGCTGAATCTGCAAGCTGCGGGATTACTCAGCGCTCAGACCTACGATAACCTTACCTTAACCCAATCCGGCAGCAATTATACGATTTCCGGAACGAACGGCCTGACCAGCGTCGCCGTCACCTATACCGGACAGGCACCGACTTCTTCCACATCCACCGTTACCTTGCTCAGCACCGGCATCGCCGCGGCTTCAGGCACGGGCAGCGTGACATCGTCGGTCGTTTGCTTTGCTTCCGGAACGCTGATCCGGACTCCGGATGGCGACGTGGCGATCGAGACGCTTTCACCGGGCGATCGGGTGATCACGGCGTCGGGCGTCGAGCGCTCGATCAAATGGATGGGACATGCGACCATCGATTGCCGCAGGCACGCCAAGCCCAGCCAGGTCAAACCGATCAGAATCTCGGCCGGCGCATTTGCTCCGGGACTTCCGTCGCAAGATCTCTGGGTGTCGCCCGGTCACAGCGTGTGCGTTCCGGTCCTCGACGAAGTGCTGGTGCCGGCGGATCTGCTGGTAAACGGCTCGACGGTCCAGCAGATCAACTGCCAGGAAATTACGTACTGGCACCTCGAACTGGACAGCCACGATATCATCCTGGCGAACGGCCTGCCGGCCGAGAGCTATCTCGACGTGGACAATCGCTCCTTCTTCCTGACCGGAGAAGGCCTGCTCGATCCCGACAGGTCGGCATCCGATCTCAGTAACTATTGCCGCCCGTTCACTATCGACGAATTGATCATCAAGGCGATCAGGGCGCGCCTGCGTACCCGTGCCCAGGCCCTGGGTTGGCGCTTGACCGATTTTCAGCTCAATGAAGTGCTGATCATCGCCGATGGCGATGTCTATCATCCTACGGTTCATGGGCAAACGCTGCGCTACGTGCTGCCGGCTTCGATCAAGAACGCGACGCTGGTCAGCCCGACGAACGCGGCGGCCTTCGTTACGGACAGTATGGACCGGCGCGAACTCGGTATCGCCATTCGGTCCGTCACCATCGATGACGGGATCGGTGCCTGCCGCACGGTATCGGCCGACGATGACGTGCTGAGCCTTGGGGCTTATGGCGCAGAGGGCCCGGCCGATGCACGTTTCCGCTGGACCTCCAACCGCCTGCCCCTGCCCTCATCTCTCTGGAACGACTGCAAGGGTCATTTCTTCATCCGCTTCGACCTCGGTCATAGCGGCCTGCCGCGCTGGAATGCGCCGGAAGCAGGAGAACCCACGCAGGGCAAAGACCCACAGTTTCATGCCGCCAAGCT
Proteins encoded in this region:
- a CDS encoding Hint domain-containing protein, giving the protein MTINNSLNLLGAIGTGLTPLEGTVVVNYADNTVTGSLNLQAAGLLSAQTYDNLTLTQSGSNYTISGTNGLTSVAVTYTGQAPTSSTSTVTLLSTGIAAASGTGSVTSSVVCFASGTLIRTPDGDVAIETLSPGDRVITASGVERSIKWMGHATIDCRRHAKPSQVKPIRISAGAFAPGLPSQDLWVSPGHSVCVPVLDEVLVPADLLVNGSTVQQINCQEITYWHLELDSHDIILANGLPAESYLDVDNRSFFLTGEGLLDPDRSASDLSNYCRPFTIDELIIKAIRARLRTRAQALGWRLTDFQLNEVLIIADGDVYHPTVHGQTLRYVLPASIKNATLVSPTNAAAFVTDSMDRRELGIAIRSVTIDDGIGACRTVSADDDVLSLGAYGAEGPADARFRWTSNRLPLPSSLWNDCKGHFFIRFDLGHSGLPRWNAPEAGEPTQGKDPQFHAAKLNRAA
- a CDS encoding NAD-dependent protein deacetylase, which produces MQQQDALRHFVHRHRRLLVLTGAGCSTASGIQDYRDLNGDWKRASPITWQAFMGSDAARRRYWARSLVGWRHLLRARPNDAHRALARLEAMGRTEHVVTQNVDGLHQAAGSLGVIELHGRLARVCCTVCGHRTTRLEMQDRLEQLNPAWSRFDADSAPDGDADLDAQDFSGFAVPDCLQCGGLLKPDIVFFGEDIPGARKARAMAHLERADGVLVVGSSLMVPSGYRFVRRAVETGKQVAAVTLGRSRADDLFTLKISRPCAQALAFLL
- a CDS encoding MarR family transcriptional regulator; the protein is MPDAIPTAAPTLDHFLCFSLYATSHAFNRVYKPLLDALGLTYPQYLVMTVLWQQDGLPVGQIGEKLALESSTLTPLLKRLEAARLLRRTRDARDERQVRVTLTEQGAALQARAASVPAGILRATGRTPEQLMRLKDEIDALRAGLEQATLDRP
- a CDS encoding TetR/AcrR family transcriptional regulator, with protein sequence MAKPAVRRQTYHHGDLRAALIEAGLRLLADRAVDALSLREVARAVGVSATAVYRHFPDKDALLRTLAGEGLNRLARAQRAASDAAGGGSAGFAATGRAYVRFALANPALFRLIFASPCQDGVAGGAPEPEALALLRANAAASIGNDQDSDAARIASIRAWSLVHGLAMLMLDGQVPVDDALIEAVIDRGPRPMP
- a CDS encoding organic hydroperoxide resistance protein, which gives rise to MSVNVLYRTSARATGGRDGRSATLDGALDVKLTTPKELGGPGGEGNNPEQLFAAGYAACFLGAMKFVASQGGSAKVPADTTVTSTVGIGPRAEGGFGLEIALAIALPGVERAAAEDLVAKAHQVCPYSNATRGNIDVKLSVV
- a CDS encoding flavin reductase family protein; amino-acid sequence: MAKPHAGQETARKDFPVAQVRRYLEPGPIVLVSSSWQGRRNIMTLGWHTVLEFAPSLVGCMIWNGNQSFEMIRQSRECVINLPTASMVDQVVGIGNISGAAADKFTHFGLTAKAATHVAAPLIDECHAGFECVLHDDALVERYNFFIFEVVKAHVRPVPAHPETLHYTGRGVFMLAGRVIDKSALFRPDMLVE
- a CDS encoding GFA family protein, producing MPMTLEGSCQCGAITFSVQSQAPVPYQRCYCSICRKTAGTGGYAVNLSGMAATLHVHDPAHQKRIVHAVMGRRGRHVEHSSAERHFCGRCGTALWLYDAEWPDLVHPAAGAIDTELPEPPARVHIMLGSKAGWVQPDIRPGDGAFDGYPEQSLEEWHRAHGLWHA